A DNA window from Acropora muricata isolate sample 2 unplaced genomic scaffold, ASM3666990v1 scaffold_716, whole genome shotgun sequence contains the following coding sequences:
- the LOC136906874 gene encoding uncharacterized protein, whose product MFEELGANNKNKRVRNDFKKDVTCHPCGYYSDSLAFVSATCKRCPDGSFVHLNDAPGKSHFDCKACPTGTDGKSFAGFRACYCQHGFFRRHMFKGCEACAKYDGFKCTNDSFNLKKGYWWKWENETNKELFISFRHALSKNSSVENNSTYEYPYPLPQPHRCPRPESCLGGMDSNCSESYEGPLCDVCRQGYYKQLKMCRECPSKKWMIGQLCLIAAVIFVITAVVAWRSKKQMKKKKGRSLGDLILSKMKIVIGFYQVTFGMIEAFAFIKWPESLTFIGKYSEMLQLNVLQIAPIHCLFANLKVDAFGRLYAILSINAAVIIFGFAFYGIRKVLIIRKTLENQEEKVKKISETKQIAYKAVFFVLYVTYLSTCSKAANVLPLVCRSICYTENETQCETFLRDDFTINCSSQEFRRPVIVAYFSVIYVIVLPAAALVMLWRHWKTLKTSADEDNAESTHSQSSEVIAGLSFLFQNYKIRRWYWEFVETGRKVILTSGIILLGAESRAYIGMSLILSGYYGMLFAHVKPIEDPSENSLMLSSLAVTYVNLVIGAVSRIPEEEALSSTMYPNLEKVLFDILVVGANVLVILIILVQYAMFIYRFFKEWRKNPRWSFSCCLALLLPLNDLQQEVLGMTGKNVLTQQLKTGNVDMPSLSGALKESGAVSIELNIFPEHPEETSASLSEETETGPKQRGNADKGTVSTGDEPEKQATTTKKEVKQNLQTGNVNMSSESGALKKSGAVRIVRASIHERPKKARGSLTEEKNCLPQDTLRQEIRENPFKQELKTGNVNTPSESGALKKSGEVDFVLVTIHEHPKEACGSPFEERSTGEMKQGDDNKVTTSTPEEELEETRL is encoded by the exons GAACGGACGGAAAGTCATTTGCAGGATTCCGGGCCTGTTACTGTCAACATGGTTTCTTCCGAAGACACATGTTCAAAGGCTGCGAAGCTTGTGCTAAGTATGATGGATTTAAATGCACGAATGACTCTTTTAATCTTAAAAAGGGATACTGGTGGAAATGGGAGAACGAGACGAACAAAGAACTTTTCATATCCTTTCGTCACGCCCTAAGCAAGAATTCATCTGTGGAAAACAATTCCACCTATGAGTATCCATACCCTCTTCCTCAACCACATAGATGTCCAAGACCGGAGTCATGTTTGGGAGGCATGGATTCCAATTGTTCTGAAAGTTATGAAGGGCCATTGTGTGATGTGTGCCGGCAAGGATATTACAAACAGCTTAAGATGTGCAGGGAGTGCCCATCAAAGAAATGGATGATCGGACAGCTCTGCCTTATAGCGGCAGTAATTTTTGTAATAACTGCAGTTGTAGCttggagaagcaagaaacaaatgaagaagaaaaaaggtcgCTCCTTGGGGGATCTCATtcttagcaaaatgaaaatagtcATTGGTTTCTACCAAGTCACTTTTGGAATGATTGAGGCATTTGCCTTcataaaatggccagaatcgctTACATTTATCGGAAAATATTCTGAGATGCTGCAGCTAAATGTCCTCCAGATCGCTCCAATCCACTGCCTCTTTGCAAATCTGAAAGTGGATGCTTTTGGAAGACTGTATGCCATACTTAGCATAAATGCTGCAGTCATCATTTTCGGATTCGCTTTTTACGGCATCAGGAAAGTCCTAATAATCAGAAAGACCTTGGAAAACCAAgaagaaaaagtcaagaaaatttcagaaacaaagcAGATAGCCTACAAGGcagtttttttcgttctttacgTAACTTATCTCAGCACGTGCTCGAAGGCAGCAAATGTTCTCCCCCTTGTTTGTCGCTCTATTTGCTACACCGAAAATGAAACACAATGTGAAACTTTTCTCAGAGATGATTTCACTATAAATTGTTCAAGCCAAGAATTCCGACGACCTGTTATTGTGGCATACTTCAGTGTCATCTACGTCATTGTTCTACCAGCAGCAGCCCTGGTTATGCTTTGGAGGCATTGGAAAACTCTAAAAACATCAGCTGACGAAGACAACGCTGAGTCGACACATTCCCAAAGTTCCGAGGTCATCGCAGGATTGagttttttgttccaaaactacAAGATTCGCAGGTGGTATTGGGAATTTGTTGAAACGGGTCGAAAAGTGATTCTTACATCTGGTATTATCCTGCTTGGAGCGGAGAGCAGAGCTTACATTGGAATGTCTCTCATTCTGTCCGGTTACTATGGTATGCTTTTTGCTCACGTGAAGCCAATAGAGGATCCCTCAGAAAATTCCTTGATGTTGTCTTCCCTTGCAGTCACGTACGTCAATCTCGTAATAGGTGCTGTAAGTAGGATCCCAGAAGAAGAGGCTCTATCCTCGACAATGTACCCAAACCTGGAAAAAGTCTTGTTCGACATATTGGTGGTTGGAGCAAATGTCTtggttattttaattattttgg tccagTACGCCATGTTTATTTATCGTTTTTTCAAAGAGTGGCGTAAAAACCCACGATGGTCTTTTTCCTGTTGCTTGGCGTTGCTTCTTCCTCTGAATGACCTCCAGCAAGAGGTACTAGGAATGACGGGAAAAAACGTACTAACACAACAGCTGAAAACTGGCAACGTCGACATGCCATCACTGTCTGGTGCGCTTAAGGAAAGTGGAGCAGTGAGCATTGAACTTAATATTTTCCCGGAGCACCCAGAAGAGACCAGTGCATCTCTTTCTGAGGAAACAGAAACTGGCCCAAAGCAAAGAGGAAATGCTGACAAGGGGACAGTTAGCACAGGAGATGAACCGGAGAAGCAAGCGACGACAACAAAAAAGGAAGTGAAACAGAACCTGCAAACTGGTAACGTAAATATGTCATCGGAgtctggagccttaaagaaaagtgGAGCAGTGAGAATCGTCCGTGCCAGTATTCATGAGCGCCCGAAAAAAGCAAGAGGATCCCTTACTGAAGAAAAGAATTGTCTCCCTCAGGATACCTTGCGGCAAGAGATAAGAGAAAACCCATTCAAACAAGAGCTGAAAACTGGTAACGTCAATACCCCATCGGAgtctggagccttaaagaaaagtgGAGAAGTTGATTTTGTCCTTGTCACTATTCATGAGCACCCGAAAGAGGCCTGTGGATCTCCTTTTGAAGAAAGGAGCACTggtgaaatgaaacaaggagATGACAACAAAGTGACAACTAGCACGCCTGAGGAGGAGTTGGAGGAGACCCGCTTATGA